Proteins from one Candidatus Sulfotelmatobacter sp. genomic window:
- a CDS encoding YggS family pyridoxal phosphate-dependent enzyme has translation MALATETVAERVAALRERVDEVSVAARRERGSVAILGVTKGQPREAVLAALSAGLHDVGENYLQEARAKYADLPPCTKHFIGHVQTNKAKAIARSFDVVQSVDRLEAGLALAKAAADAARPLRVLVQINVSPAERFGAAPAEAPALAERLRAAGLQVDGVMAIGPLEGDPARAFATARETFERVGGTTLSLGMSGDWEAAVRAGSTMVRLGTAIFGPRPARERIPV, from the coding sequence ATGGCCCTGGCTACCGAAACGGTCGCCGAGCGCGTGGCGGCGCTGCGCGAGCGCGTCGACGAGGTGAGCGTCGCCGCGAGGCGTGAACGCGGCTCGGTCGCGATCCTCGGGGTGACCAAAGGGCAGCCGCGCGAGGCGGTGCTGGCGGCGCTGTCCGCCGGGCTGCACGACGTCGGCGAGAACTACCTCCAAGAGGCGCGCGCCAAGTACGCCGACTTGCCGCCCTGCACGAAGCACTTCATCGGCCACGTCCAGACGAACAAAGCGAAGGCGATCGCACGTTCCTTCGACGTGGTGCAAAGCGTCGATCGGCTCGAGGCGGGGCTGGCGCTGGCCAAGGCGGCGGCGGATGCCGCGCGCCCGCTGCGGGTGCTGGTGCAGATCAACGTCTCGCCGGCCGAGCGCTTCGGCGCCGCGCCGGCCGAGGCGCCGGCGCTGGCCGAGCGGCTGCGCGCGGCGGGGCTGCAGGTCGACGGGGTGATGGCGATCGGCCCGCTGGAGGGCGATCCGGCCCGCGCGTTCGCCACCGCGCGCGAGACCTTCGAACGCGTCGGCGGGACGACGCTCTCCCTGGGGATGTCCGGCGACTGGGAAGCCGCCGTCCGGGCCGGCTCGACGATGGTGCGTCTGGGCACGGCGATCTTCGGCCCCCGTCCCGCCCGAGAAAGGATCCCGGTATGA
- the tgt gene encoding tRNA guanosine(34) transglycosylase Tgt gives MIGAFTLRARDGAARRGTLTTAHGPVETPCFMPVGTLADVKLLEPQDLRELGARIVLANTYHLWLRPGLETLVAAGGIHRFMAWDGPILTDSGGFQVFSLESRRAIDEDGVTFRSHLDGSRHRFTPENVVAFQEDLGVDVAMAFDQCVALPATRDELLRAVERTTAWAQRCRAAQRQADRTMLFGIVQGGLDEQLRARSAAELVALDLPGYAIGGLSVGESREEMDRMTRFTAALLPADKPRYLMGVGTVRDLIAGIDRGIDLFDCVYPTRSGRHGRVLLRSGEEFNVRRAGHVREFVPLDPACDCRVCATYTRSYICHLFRAGETLGARLLSYHNVAALTGLVRDARAAIESGRWSELRERVLKAPSDAGEKNDA, from the coding sequence GTGATCGGCGCGTTCACGTTGCGCGCGCGCGACGGCGCGGCGCGGCGCGGCACGCTGACGACCGCCCACGGCCCGGTCGAAACGCCGTGCTTCATGCCGGTCGGCACGCTGGCCGACGTCAAGCTGCTCGAACCCCAGGACCTGCGCGAGCTCGGCGCGCGCATCGTGCTCGCCAACACGTATCACCTGTGGCTGCGGCCGGGCCTGGAGACGCTGGTGGCGGCCGGCGGCATCCACCGCTTCATGGCCTGGGACGGTCCGATCCTGACCGATTCGGGCGGCTTCCAAGTCTTCAGCCTCGAGTCGCGCCGCGCGATCGACGAAGACGGCGTCACCTTTCGCTCGCACCTGGACGGCAGCCGGCACCGCTTCACGCCGGAGAACGTCGTCGCGTTCCAGGAAGACCTGGGCGTCGACGTCGCGATGGCGTTCGACCAGTGCGTCGCCTTGCCGGCCACCCGCGACGAGCTGCTGCGCGCGGTCGAACGGACGACGGCGTGGGCGCAGCGCTGCCGCGCGGCGCAGCGGCAGGCCGATCGCACCATGCTGTTCGGCATCGTGCAGGGTGGCCTCGACGAGCAGCTGCGCGCGCGCAGCGCCGCCGAGCTGGTCGCGCTGGACCTGCCCGGCTACGCGATCGGCGGCCTCTCGGTCGGCGAGTCGCGCGAGGAGATGGACCGCATGACTCGCTTCACGGCGGCGCTCTTGCCGGCCGACAAGCCGCGCTACCTGATGGGCGTGGGCACCGTGCGCGACCTCATCGCGGGGATCGATCGCGGCATCGACCTGTTCGACTGCGTGTACCCGACGCGCAGCGGTCGCCACGGCCGCGTCCTGCTGCGCTCGGGCGAAGAGTTCAACGTGCGCCGCGCCGGACACGTGCGCGAGTTCGTGCCGCTCGACCCGGCCTGCGACTGCCGCGTCTGCGCGACGTACACGCGTTCATACATCTGTCATCTCTTTCGCGCCGGAGAGACGCTCGGCGCGCGCCTGCTCTCGTATCACAACGTCGCCGCGCTGACGGGCCTGGTGCGCGACGCGCGCGCGGCGATCGAGTCGGGGCGCTGGAGCGAGCTGCGCGAGCGCGTCTTGAAGGCGCCCAGCGACGCCGGCGAAAAGAACGACGCGTGA
- the sepF gene encoding cell division protein SepF: MSVFARIGSWFAIHDEEDDELYADEVGAKRNVVPLSDASRRPGGSVAVFAPRSFGDVTEIADALRARQVVIVNVQGADRNLLQRVVDFTSGVAYTIDGRIQKLAEAIYLVVPSGVSVNSAGVKEQLDNDGVLGIKDLR; this comes from the coding sequence ATGAGCGTGTTCGCGCGCATCGGATCGTGGTTCGCGATCCACGACGAAGAGGACGACGAGCTGTACGCCGACGAGGTCGGCGCGAAACGCAACGTCGTCCCGCTCAGCGACGCCTCGCGCCGGCCGGGCGGATCGGTGGCCGTGTTCGCGCCGCGTTCGTTCGGCGACGTCACCGAGATCGCCGACGCGCTGCGCGCGCGGCAGGTCGTCATCGTCAACGTGCAAGGCGCCGACCGCAACCTCTTGCAGCGGGTCGTCGACTTCACCTCGGGCGTCGCCTACACGATCGACGGCCGCATCCAGAAGCTGGCCGAGGCGATTTACTTGGTCGTGCCCAGCGGCGTGAGCGTCAACTCGGCCGGCGTGAAAGAACAGCTCGACAACGACGGCGTCTTGGGTATCAAGGATTTGCGTTGA
- a CDS encoding cytochrome c biogenesis protein CcdA translates to MSANVNVLTAFLAGLVSFISPCVLPLIPAYLSFLTGSSLEELKAQSDAASRARVMLHAVAFVAGFTLVFMAIGLSASALGSVFIQYKDWIARIGGVVVIILGLNMIGLFKIPALMMDKRLQVRSANRSVFASALVGIGFAAGWSPCIGPILSGIILIASQEKYGQATFLLFVYSMGLAIPFLLTAAAIGQALGLLNRVKRYLGAIEIGAGAFLVATGLVLITGSFGRVAGFFYQYVKPPSL, encoded by the coding sequence GTGTCCGCCAACGTCAACGTCCTGACCGCCTTCCTGGCGGGCCTCGTCTCGTTCATCTCACCCTGCGTCCTGCCGCTGATCCCGGCCTACCTCTCGTTCCTGACCGGGTCGAGCCTCGAAGAGCTCAAGGCCCAGTCGGACGCCGCCAGCCGGGCCCGGGTCATGCTCCACGCGGTGGCCTTCGTGGCCGGCTTCACCCTGGTGTTCATGGCGATCGGGCTGTCGGCCAGCGCGCTCGGCTCCGTCTTCATCCAATACAAGGACTGGATCGCGCGGATCGGCGGGGTCGTGGTCATCATCCTGGGCCTGAACATGATCGGGCTGTTCAAGATCCCGGCCCTGATGATGGACAAGCGGCTCCAGGTCCGCAGCGCGAACCGCTCGGTCTTCGCCTCGGCGCTGGTCGGAATCGGCTTCGCCGCCGGCTGGTCGCCCTGCATCGGCCCGATCCTCTCGGGCATCATCCTGATCGCCTCGCAAGAGAAGTACGGCCAGGCGACCTTCCTGCTGTTCGTCTACTCGATGGGCCTCGCGATCCCGTTCCTGTTGACGGCGGCGGCGATCGGCCAGGCGCTCGGGCTGCTCAACCGCGTCAAGCGGTACCTGGGCGCCATCGAGATCGGCGCCGGCGCCTTCCTGGTGGCCACCGGCCTGGTGCTGATCACCGGCTCGTTCGGCCGCGTGGCCGGCTTCTTCTACCAGTACGTCAAGCCGCCGAGCCTGTAG
- the lspA gene encoding signal peptidase II has product MILLWVVALVVFLLDRWTKSVVLTHFLPGESRLVIPHLLWFTYVQNTHGAFGLFGNSPLLLIVLACLVLALFAYAFRDAVRRSNLVRVAFGMIVGGAIGNIVDRFQHQWVVDFIDFKTIWPNVFNVADSCITIGVALLILASLRREARR; this is encoded by the coding sequence GTGATTCTCCTCTGGGTCGTCGCGCTGGTCGTCTTTCTGTTGGACCGGTGGACGAAGTCCGTCGTCCTCACCCACTTCTTGCCCGGCGAGAGCCGGCTGGTGATCCCGCACCTCTTGTGGTTCACCTACGTGCAGAACACGCACGGTGCGTTCGGACTGTTCGGCAACTCGCCGCTCTTGCTGATCGTGCTGGCGTGCCTGGTGCTCGCGCTGTTCGCCTACGCCTTCCGCGACGCGGTGCGGCGGTCGAACCTGGTGCGGGTCGCGTTCGGGATGATCGTCGGTGGCGCGATCGGCAACATCGTCGACCGCTTCCAGCACCAGTGGGTGGTCGACTTCATCGACTTCAAGACGATCTGGCCGAACGTGTTCAACGTCGCGGACTCGTGCATCACGATCGGCGTGGCGCTGCTGATTCTGGCGTCGCTGCGGCGCGAGGCGCGCCGCTGA
- a CDS encoding RluA family pseudouridine synthase, translating to MHHDRRGAADSGVAAARGAPLTHLVDDADAGIRLDVLLTRLSGFSRSHVASALRAGAATVNGAAGKPSTLLEPGDAIAWSIAPPAELIVEPEAIPLDIAYEDEDILVVDKPAGMVTHPAHGAVDGTLVNALLAHVGGLPGEMLRPGLVHRLDRDTSGLLLVAKTEAALGTLGRAMQARYIEREYRGIVVGTPEDAEGTIRGALGRDPRNRLKYAIRAEGKPAVTHYALREQLRGHAELTFRLETGRTHQIRVHMAALGHAILNDPVYGRSDSRLPLPGQALHAWRLGFKHPRTKQMMEFESEPPPEYLATLAMLRR from the coding sequence GTGCATCACGATCGGCGTGGCGCTGCTGATTCTGGCGTCGCTGCGGCGCGAGGCGCGCCGCTGACGCACCTCGTCGACGACGCCGATGCCGGCATCCGTCTCGACGTTCTGCTCACCCGCCTGAGCGGGTTCTCGCGCTCGCACGTCGCGAGCGCGCTGCGCGCCGGCGCCGCCACCGTGAACGGTGCCGCCGGCAAGCCCAGCACGCTGCTCGAACCGGGCGATGCGATCGCGTGGAGCATCGCCCCGCCGGCCGAGCTGATCGTCGAGCCGGAAGCGATCCCGCTCGACATCGCCTATGAGGACGAGGACATCCTGGTGGTCGACAAGCCGGCCGGGATGGTGACGCACCCGGCGCACGGCGCGGTCGACGGCACGCTGGTCAACGCGCTGCTCGCGCACGTCGGCGGTTTGCCGGGCGAGATGCTGCGCCCGGGCCTGGTCCACCGGCTCGACCGCGACACCTCCGGCCTGCTGCTGGTCGCCAAGACGGAAGCGGCGCTGGGGACGCTGGGCCGCGCGATGCAAGCGCGGTACATCGAGCGCGAGTACCGCGGCATCGTCGTCGGCACGCCCGAGGACGCCGAGGGGACGATCCGCGGCGCGCTGGGCCGCGATCCGCGCAATCGGCTCAAGTACGCGATCCGGGCCGAAGGCAAGCCGGCGGTGACGCACTACGCGCTGCGCGAGCAGCTGCGCGGTCACGCCGAGCTGACGTTTCGCCTCGAAACGGGCCGCACGCATCAGATCCGCGTCCACATGGCGGCGCTCGGTCACGCCATCCTCAACGATCCCGTCTACGGGCGCAGCGACTCGCGCTTGCCGCTGCCGGGGCAAGCGCTGCACGCCTGGCGCCTCGGCTTCAAGCATCCGCGCACCAAGCAGATGATGGAGTTCGAGAGCGAACCGCCGCCCGAGTATCTGGCCACGCTGGCGATGCTGCGCCGGTGA
- the lgt gene encoding prolipoprotein diacylglyceryl transferase: MTHWFVYPNIDPIAFRLGPVSVHWYGLSYLLGFICVYLWMNRPAGRRRLGLTTEQIQDFLVYALVGVLIGGRTGFVIADVLTKHNLSAYLAHPIDFIAIWQGGMAFHGALVGVLLAIVLFLRKHPGLTFGVLGDEVVPLLSIGIVTTRLVNFINDELLGKVCNPDRPWCIQFPADQLNYRYPSQIFEAILDLITLPIVLFVYSRRPPDGVTGWAWFTTYGVMRTIAEIWRDPGFTVLGLDGGQFVAVLQVVIGVVMIVYSYRRGVRTEARDPN, from the coding sequence GTGACCCACTGGTTCGTCTATCCGAACATCGACCCGATCGCGTTCCGGCTCGGCCCGGTCTCGGTCCATTGGTACGGCCTCTCGTACTTGTTGGGCTTCATCTGCGTCTATCTGTGGATGAACCGCCCGGCGGGCCGACGGCGGCTCGGCCTGACGACCGAGCAGATCCAAGATTTCCTGGTCTACGCGCTGGTCGGCGTGCTGATCGGCGGACGGACGGGTTTCGTCATCGCCGACGTGCTCACCAAGCACAACTTGAGCGCGTACCTCGCGCACCCGATCGACTTCATCGCGATCTGGCAAGGCGGGATGGCGTTCCACGGCGCGCTGGTCGGCGTCTTGCTGGCGATCGTGCTGTTCCTGCGCAAGCACCCGGGATTGACCTTCGGCGTGCTCGGCGACGAGGTCGTGCCGCTGCTCTCGATCGGCATCGTGACGACGCGGCTGGTCAACTTCATCAACGACGAGCTGTTGGGCAAGGTCTGCAACCCCGACCGGCCGTGGTGCATCCAGTTTCCGGCCGATCAGCTCAACTACCGCTATCCCTCGCAGATCTTCGAGGCGATCCTCGACCTGATCACGCTGCCGATCGTGCTGTTCGTGTACTCGCGCCGGCCGCCGGACGGCGTCACCGGTTGGGCCTGGTTCACCACCTACGGTGTGATGCGCACGATCGCCGAGATCTGGCGCGATCCGGGTTTCACCGTGCTGGGCTTGGACGGCGGGCAGTTCGTCGCCGTGCTGCAGGTCGTCATCGGCGTGGTGATGATCGTCTACTCCTACCGGCGCGGCGTCCGCACCGAGGCGCGGGACCCGAACTGA